The DNA window CCGTTTGGCCAAGCATGCAGGTGTTACCATTGAGGTGATGGAAGCTACGTAGTTAACATGTTGTCACGTTTATTAAATTCACCAATTAAACGAAGAAGAGGTTAATCAATATGAAATGTAAAGTATTGTTAATTGCTGCAATAGTTATTGCTAGTACGAGTGTATTTGTTGCCTCCGCAGAGGAAATTGAAACCAACGAAAATAGTGTTGTTTTGAGATTATCTGAGCCTGTTGCACAAGACGCTAAGTCGGAAACCTTCGGAGCTGAGCTTGATGAAACACTTCAAAAAGTGACGTTAAAGGATTTAGTAGCACAGTCTACTGATTATGTCGGGAAGCCGTTTCAGCTTGACACTAAAGTTGCTAAGGTTTGTCAGAAAAAAGGCTGTTTCTTTATTGCGCAACAAGGTGATGATGTTATGCGGGTTGCTTTTCGCGACTATGGTTTTTTTGTGCCGACAGACAGTGCAGGTAAAACCGTCACTCTGGCTGGCGAGCTTATTAAAAAAGAAATGACTACTGAGCAGGTGGAACATTTTAATAAAGACATGCAGGGTGGGTCTGATGTAGTCAAAGAGGGGGTTGTTTATGAAATACTTGCAGACAGCGTGAGGGTCCCTAGAGCTTGAGGTATTGAAACTAGGGCCCATAAATTAAGGCCCTAAAGCTCAATCTTAGAACGAAATATTAACGTGTCACGGCCTCGTTAAGAGGACAGCTTTGCAATGGCTTCAACTAAATAGTCTCGCGAACAACCAAAGTTAAGTCTAAAAAAGTTTTTTGCACCAAAGTCTCTGCCAGGAGAAGGGCCTATGCCTTTTTCTTCACACCATTTTTGTGTATCGGCAACCTCAAGGCCACTCGCATCAACCCAGAGTAGAAAGGTTGCCGCAGGTGCGATGGCTTTCAAGCCGGGTATTTTGTTTATCTCGGTAACAAGGAAATCGCGATTAGCTTTCAAATAGCTTAGCTCATCTTTGTGCCAGTCATCGCAATGTCTAAAAGCAGCATTAGTTGCGGTTAAACCAGTAACAGTTACCCATGGCACAATTCCTCGGGTGGCTTTATTAAAAGCTGCACGCAATTTGGTATTCGGAATGATAGCAAATGATGTGCCTAGCCCTGCAACATTGAATGTTTTACTCGCCGCCATAAGAGTCGCTGAGTGCTGGCTTAGATCTTGATGTGCACTAGCAGGAAGATGTTTGCTTTCATCTAAAATTAAATCACAGTGAATTTCATCAGAACAAATTAAAACATCGTGTTTTCGACAAATACTAGCGATTTGATCTAACTCACCCTGAGTTAAAACAGAACCCGCCGGATTCATAGGATTACACATAATGAATAGGGTCGCTTTAGGATCGGCAGCAGCGGTTTCTAAAGCCACAAAATCAAGCGTCCATCTGCCGTCCACTTCAACAGTCGGAACACAGGTTCTATTTAGTCCATTGATGCCAGGGGCTGCTAGCAGCGGAGGGTAGTTAGGCGTTTGTACTATGATAGTATCGCCTTCCTGACAATAAGCTTGTATCGCAACATTGAATGCAGGAACAACGCCGGGTGTCCAAACGATCCAGCTTGGATCGATTTTCCAGTCATATTGCTTTTCACACCAGCCCACAACGGCTTCAATTGCTTCGGTATCATGCGCCGGCAAAGTGTAGCCAAATAAACCATCTTCAACACGGTCATGCAACGCTTGTAAAATAGGCTCTGCGCAACGAAATTCAGTGTCAGCAATCCACATAGGCAATATTTCCGTGCCTTTGTACTTTTCCCATTTGTAAGCTTTTGATGCTGTGCGGTCTGGTTTATCGCTAAAATTCATTGCGTGTCCTCTAATTGTTGATGCGTTTAATGCTCAAGCTCTTTTGCCGAGACTTCGATCAGTAGCGTTACATCAGAACGACTTTGCTTTTCTCAAAATCGATGCAGCGAACATTGCGGTGTTTGAGTCAGCATTACATATTTACAGAGTCTAAAGCACAAATCTTAATTGCAAAAGAACTTGTCGATATATTTCATAACGTTGACCAGAGGCTGGCTGCCTCTGGTCAGTTGATGTGGATAGTTAGGGCTTAAGTAGGATTTTAAAACGCTAAGCGCCTTGTTGCTCAGCTGCTTCAAGTTCAGTCTCTAAACGCTTACTCTCATCCGCTCTTGGTTTAGTGAACCGAGCGATAAGCTTATACAAAACCGGGGTCAAAAATAACGTAAACACAACGGCGATACCTAAGCCACCAAATACTACCCAGCCAATTGAGTTTCGAGCCTCGGCGCCAGCGCCCGTTGATAATATTAAGGGAAGACCACCTAATATCGTCGACATCAATGTCATCATAATAGGACGCAGTCTGACTGAAGCCGCCTGAACAACCGCATCGTTCACAGCAAGCCCTTGGTCACGTAATTGGTCGGCAAATTCAACAAGCAGTATCGAGTTTTTGGCAATCAAGCCTATCAACATGACTAAGCCAATTTGTGAGTAAATGTTAATTGAGGTTCCTGTTAGATAAAGAGCATAAATAGCAGCAGCAATACCAAAAGGCACCGTTATCATAACAACGATAGCACTGTTCATGCTTTCAAACTGAGCAGCTAAAACTAGCAATACGATAATGAATGCAAACAGGTAGGTCATGGCGATCTGGTTTGAGGTTTCTTCAAAGGTGAGGGCCTCGCCCAAGAATACTAAGCCAATGCCATCAGCTAGATTTTCATCAGCGATTTCACGCAATTGACTAACGGCTTCGGCCATGGTCATCGTGTCAGGAAGTTCAAGTTCAATTTCAATGGCTCTGCGCTGCGCGTGGCGCTCTAATTCAGCCGCAACGCCCTCTTCACTTATAAACGCGAGACTAGAGAGCGGCACCAGCATCCCGTTATTCGATTTAACATAGAGGTTCGTGAGATCTGAAGGGTCAGCCGTCGTTTTATTGGTAGACTGTAATATTAACGGAACTGCTTGGTCACCAATATTTAGGTCGGTCACATCATCGCCATTGATGGCGGCTCGTAATGTAGTCGATATATCTGTAAACGGAACGCCTAGGTCTTCGGCCCTGCGTCTATCGATATTCACTCTTAGTTGGGGCTGAGTCGGCTGATAGCCAATGTCGGGTCTACCAAGTTCAGGTAGTCGCTCCTCTATTAGTTTGCTAAAGGCCAAAGCTGATTCGTAAATGCGCGTGTAGGTGTCGCCGGTCAATGCAAATTCTAAACCACCGCCTTGGCCACGTAAATTCAAACTATTACTGCCGAATGCCCTAGCAGGTGCGCCAGGAATACCGCCTAGTTTAGGCCGCATTTCATTGATAATATCTTGCTGTGATTTTGTTCTGTCGTCCCAATGTGCAAGCGGAACAGTGATAAAAACAATATTAGGATCCCAGCGTCCAACGACGGTATAAATTGATTCAACATCGTCATCTGCAACATAGGGCAGCAAAATTTGTTCAATTTTCTCTGCTTGTCGGTTCATATAGTTTAAGCCAGCGCCGTCAGGTCCGCGTGCAAACACGCGTATTGTTCCCCTGTCTTCAGAAGGTAAAAGCTGGTTCTCTATTTGTTCATATAGTAGCGCTGCGCCGCCAGCTGATAAAAGAGAGAGCAAGACAGTGAGCCATGAAAAGCGCAAGGCTTTGTGCAGTATGCTCATATAACCGTTGAGAACTCGGGTGCCAAACGCGCCTAGAGTGCGGTCGAATAGACTATTGTTCTTACTTTTAACGGGTAACTTAGCGGTTAGTGCTGGTACTAAACTCAGAGCAACGAACGAGGAAATGATGACTGCCCCTGCTAGTACTCCACCAAACTCTCTAAATAATCTGCCTGCCGTTGAAGGTAAAAAGGCGATAGGAATAAAAACGGCCGCTAAGACGGCGGTTGTGGCGACAACAGCAAAGAAGACCTCTCGTGTGCCCAACACGGCTGCGGCTCTCGAACCCATACCCTGAGCACGACGGCGTTGAATATTTTCGGATACCACGATGGCATCATCAACGATAAGACCTGTTCCAAGCACTAACGCAAGCAAGGTTAAGATATTGATAGAAAAACCGAGTACCCACATGATAACTAGTGCGCCAATCAATGACACGGGTATTGACAGGGCGGGCACTAGTGTCGCTCTAAATGTACCTAAGAATAGCCAAAGCGTGGCAATAACTAACAAAATGGTGAGCCCGAGAGACACAATAACTTCATCTACCGAGCTACGAATGAACTCTGCATCATCTGATGTCACTACAATGTCGAGATCAGCGAAACGATTGTCGAGGCTTTTTACCATCGCAAGCACTTCGTCAGAAATTTCAATGGTATTTGAGCGTGCCTGACGGATAATGCCTAATCCAACGACAGGTTTGCCATCGAGTCGAACCAAACTGTTGGCATCGGCGGGGCCAAAATAGACGCTAGCAACATCGCCTATTCGGGTGTCACCAGAGATAACGATTTGCTCTATATCCTGCGTGGAGACAGAGGTAGCATCGGCTCTTACAATAAGCTCCTGATCTTGTGACTTAACGCTGCCAGCGGGCACGTCAAATGGCGCCAGGCGCAGAGCGGCAGACACTTCAGTCATTGATAGGTTGAAGCTGGTTAAGCGCAATGGATCAACAGAAACACGCATCACTCGCTGACGTTCACCGTTAAGCGAAACGTCAGCGACACCAGGAATACTTAAAAACAAGGGGGCTAGGTCAACCTCAACACGTTCAGTTAGGGTTTCCATATCCAGTGTGTCGCTACTAATGGCCAAGCTGACAACTGCTTGTGCGTCGTTGTCGGCTTTAATGATTGCCAAATTCTCAACTTCTGCAGGCAAGCGACGCTGCACTCGGCTGACCGATTCACGCACCTCATTCGCTGCATCTTCAAGATTGGTGCCTGGGCGAAACTCAACGCGAATTCGAGAAGAGCCTTCCTCACTCGATGCGTTAATAGAATCAACACCGCTGACTCTGGCGACGGCGCCCTCTAAGCGGCTAGTAACTTCACTATCAACCGTTTCAGGAGAGCCCCCAGGATAACTCGCTGACACTGTAACAATTGGACGATCAACATCTGGAAGTTCTCTGATCTCTAAGTCGTTAATTGCCGCAAAGCCTGCCAAAATAATAAGCAGGTTCAATACCATCACCAAAACAGGACGGCGTATTGATAGCGAAGGTAGATCGTTTATTTGTACTGAGGTATTGATCGAATCACCTTTTTTCATGATAACGCCTCTGGCATGTTGATCGCCTCAAGACTCTGCCCTTGCCTCAACTGCTGCACACCCTCCACAACCAAAGCAGCCTCTGCGTTAAACTTGCCATTGACTAGAATAGTCCCACGCAAGCGTTGCTGTATCTGCACGTCGACTCTATCGGCTTTACCTTCAACCATTTGCCAAACATAAGCGCCCGTTGCTCCCCATAGCAAAGCAGCTTCAGGAATAGCGACGTACTCTTGACCTTTAACTGACAGCTTAACTCTGAAGCTCATACCTGGCCGATAGATATCGGCAGTGTTATCGAGCAGAGCTCGCACTCTTATGGTGCGATCTTGTTCGTTAATCCTAGAATCAATTTGTGCAATGCTTGCGGGAATGTTTATTTCGCGATTTTGCCAAGGTGTTAAGGTGACTTCTGGATTATTGCCTAGGACTGCGACCGCTACTTCGGGTGCTGAAAAGTTGATGTATAGTGATTTTCTATCATCAATGGTGGTAATGCTGGTCTGTGGAGTAATCCGGTCTCCTACTTCAACGTCGGTGAAGCCAACAATGCCACTAAACGGCGCTTTTACTACGCGTTCTGAAAGTGCTACCTCAGCTTCTTTTACGGCAATTTCTGCAAACCCAAGCTGGGTGCTCGCAATGTCTACTTGGCTTTGCGCAGCGGCTCCTTTTTTGCGACTTTCTAATAAGCGATTGTATTCTCTAGTAGCGTCCTTCAACTGAATTTTTCCACGCTCGTGAGCAACGGCTTCGCGCTCGTTGTAAAGCGTTAGCAGTACCTGGCCTTTTTCCACTTGCTGTCCGGGGATAAAATTGACTGCTGTGACTCTTTCGCTTACAGCGGAGAATAAAATGACGGACTTAACCGCCTCGGCTGTGCCGACAGCTTCAAGATTAGACTGCTGTGCCTGATAGGCTAGTGGTTGAACCAATACCTGAGTTTTGCTTTCTCCTCTTCCCCCCCAAGACTGAGCCTGCGCGGTATTTGAAAAAACAAAACCGACTAGTAAAAACGCTAGTGTAATAGGGAGTTGATTGCGGTGAATAAACATAAACAAAATTTCTCGTTGTATTAGTTGTTTCATAGACCAAAGTCTACGCTATATGTTCACTTAAAGATCAGGTTTTTTACAATCTAGAATTAGCATTTTCACATTAAATAGAACCTCCTGATATTGCAAAGAAAAGGACTCGCCGTTGAGTTTACCACTAATCTAAAATTGGTATCTTATGCTCTTACATCAGTAAAAAAGACGATTGAAAAACTGCCACGCGTCTATGATGATATTGATTTGCGTCATTAATCCTATCAAAAGTAGGGTTTTATCTTGTTTTTGCATTCTATTTGCTATTAACATGCCCCATACAATCCTTATTGTTGATATCAATGAATCGTTGATACAACTGATGCGTGTACAAAAACTAAAAAAGGCAAACAGTAAAACTAGATATGCCGCTTAAAACTGCAAATCACTACATTTTGAGTACCTTGCTTCTGCTAGCTCTTATTTCTAATCAGGGGCTTGGCATGCTAAATAGTGCGAGTGCTATGTCCGCAATGCAGAACTTTGTAGATGATGACACTCTAGCTATTTGCACAGGCACTCGCGTTAAGTGGATATCGGCGGCGATATTTTACCAGTCTGGCGATATTGTTGAAGTTGAAGCACCGGTCAATACGCCTGATAACTTGCATGAAGTCTCCTGCGTTTTTGGCCAACTAAATGACTCACCGATAGACGATAAATTCACAAGTCTTAAATCCTACGCTACTGAATTCGTTAATCCCACTGTTCTCAATTCAAAACTGTTGTTTGTAGCAGCAGACTATGTGAATAATTTCCTCGCTAGAGGGCCTCCAGTTTTTCTATAAGCGACATTAATACTTAAAATTGATCTGCATAAAGTGGGTCACCTTTTATCGTTTATAGGAAATTATTACATGACTTCACGTTGTGACTTTAGCCCACTGCACTCTGGCAATGCGGGCAACAAAATAAAAAATGGTATAAAACAAAGCGCTAATGTAACAAAGCGTAATTTTATTAAATTTTCTCCAGTAGCAGCGGTGTTGCTGGCTTTCTCAGTCCCTAGTTATGCACTTTCTGAGGCTTTGCTACCACATCAAGATATCGGTCAGGAACCCACTTCTACATTAAAAAATGAGCAAGAGAGCATATCAATGCTTGATGCTACTAGCACAAAAGCAATTGAAAGAATTGAAGTTGTTGGTCAAATCAATACCGGTTTAATGGAATCGGAAATCAAATTAGCCAACACTAGCTCACCTGACCTGCGCTCGCAGTTATCGCAAATTCCAGGTGTCAGTGTTAACGGTAACGGTTTAGTCAGTGGGATTGTGCAGTATAGGGGATTATTCGGTGATCGACTCAAGGTTAAAATAGATGGTCTTGAGATTGCGGGGGCAGGACCAAACGCAATGGATAGTCCGTTGTCTCATGCACTGGGTAATAATCAAATTGTAACTTTGTATCAAGGGATCGCTCCAGTTTCGGTTGGATACGAGACGCTTGCTGGCGCTATTGAAATAAAAGACGCGCAGCCAATATTGGGTGCATCGTCTGCATTTGATGCACGCTCCACTTTGTTAGCTAGTTGGTTCAGTAACAACGACGCGAAAATGTTGGGGGCTAACGTTGCTGTGGCAAACAACCAGAACTACATATCATTTCAAGGCCAGTTTCAGGAAGCTGATAATTACAGCAGTGGAAACGGTGATATTGTTCCTTCCACTTTTTACGAGCGAAGCGGACTTAAGTTTGCTGCGGCTAGATACACGGATGACTATGAACTCGACTTTTTAGTTGGTAGTCGCAACACCAACGAATCTGGTACGCCGGCTCTTGCAATGGATATCTCATTCGTCGATTCAGTATGGTACAAATTCGGATTGGCAAAAATCATAGGTAGTGATTGGAAAGTCAAAGCTAAAATATTCGGCAATCAAAATGAGCATATAATGACTAATTTTGACCTACGATTTACACCGCTGCCAGCAGCTCACAGAAAAAATACAGTGGACAGTGATGCTGTTGGGATGGACCTAAATTTTATTCAAACCTCTGTGCAAAACAATTGGAAGTTTGGCGCTAACTACTATTCACAATTTCATGATTCTCGCATTACCAACCCGAACAATATGGCCTTCTTCATTCAGAATTTTACTAATGTGCAGCGTGAAGTTGGCAGCGTGTATATTGAATATGATATCGCGGCAAACCCCTTTAAATCCATAAATAAGAACAATAATGTGCATTGGCAGTTAGGCGGGCGAGTCACTCATGTTGCTTACGATGCTGATGAAGTGGGTTCTAATATGACAATGATGAATCCTAATGTTGCCGCACTAGCAAACGGCTTCAATGACTCAGAAAAAGCGTTGGATTTCGACTTAGTTGATGCGGTAATTAAAGCGGAGACCAGGATCAACGACCACTTGCAGGCAACATTATCATTTGGGCAAAAAGAAAGAGCGCCCAGCTATCAAGAGCTTTATTCTTGGTTTCCATTAGGGGTGTCTGCGGGTTTAGCAGATGGCCGAAATTATTTAGGTAATCTCAATCTAGAAAAAGAGACAGCTGGCCAGATAGATGCGGGTTTACAGTTCCGATACAACAGTCTTACAGTAATGGGAAATATTTTTTATCATCGTATTGATAACTATATTATTGGGGTTCCCACAAACAACATAGCGGCGAATATGATCGCTACTATGATGGGGGCACAGCAGCCGCTTCAGTGGGATAATCGCAAAGCGAAATTGTATGGAGCGGACCTGTATCTCTCCAAAACCATTGGATCTTATTGGCAGGCAACGTTAAGTGCACAATGGGTTGAAGGTGAATTAACTGAAAGCATTGATGGTCAACGCTATCCTCTATATCGAATTGCACCTTTAAGTGGCAATATCGGATTACACTGGAACAAGGACTCACTCGACGTTTCGCTGTCGGTTATTATAGCGGATGCGCAAGACGAAGTGTCTTCTTTACAAAATGAAACGACAACGCCTGGTTACGCAGTTTGGAACTTGAACATGCACTATCAGATGACGCCAGCACTGACGCTAAGCCTAATTGCCGAAAATCTATTGGACAAAGAGTATGCTCAGCATTTAGGAGGAGTAAATAGAGTGGCTGGCAGCGAAATAGCAGTGGGACAAAAAGTGTCTGAAATCGGTCGAAACATCGGATTGCATGCGGAGTATGCTTTTTAGTATCGTAAGAACTTTTCTTAGATGAAAATAAGACATAAAAAAACCAGCATTATCGCTAATGCTGGTTTTTTTCATAACATCGAGCTACAACTAACTATTATCTTTCTTAGGACGACCAGCGCGTTTACGCTCGTTTTCTGTTAATAGTTTCTTACGTATACGGATGCTCACTGGCGTTACTTCTACCAATTCATCGTCATCAATAAATTCTAGTGCTTGTTCAAGTGTGTAAACAATCGGTGGAACTAATGTTTGTGCTTCATCAGTACCTGATGCACGAACGTTAGTAAGCTGCTTCCCTTTAAGTGCGTTTACCGTTAAGTCGTTTTCACGGCTGTGAATACCGATAATCATACCTTCGTAAACTTCAACACCGTGACCGATAAACATACGGCCACGTTCTTGTAAGTTAAATATGGCGTTAGTCAGTGCTTTACCCGTCGCGTTTGCAATCAATACACCATTTTTACGCTCTCCGATGTTGCCACCTTTGTGCGGACCATAATGGTCGAATGTGTGATAAATCAAACCGGAACCTGAAGTCAGCGTCATAAAGTCAGTTTGGAAACCAATCAAGCCACGGCTTGGAATGATAAAGTCAACGCGTGTGCGGCCTTTACCATCTGGTGTCATGTTAGTCATTTCACCTTTACGCATACCAAGCTGCTCAATCATAGAACCCTGATGTTGCTCCTCAACGTCAATCGTTAAGGTTTCAAACGGTTCCATTAGCTTGCCGTTTTCTTCTTTTAAGATAACTTCTGGACGAGAAACTGCTAGCTCATAACCTTCACGGCGCATGTTTTCAATCAAGATACCTAAGTGAAGTTCACCACGACCTGAGACGCGGAATTTATCAGGGTCACTCATTTCTTCAACGCGCAAAGCAACGTTGTGAATTAATTCGTTTTGCAAACGCTCAAGGATATTACGTGAGGTTACGTACTTACCTTCTTTACCAGCGAATGGCGAGGTGTTTACTTGGAATGTCATGATAACCGTAGGCTCATCAACCGACAAAGGTTTCATCGCTTCGACTTTGCTAACGTCACAAACTGTATCTGATATCTTTAATTCACCTAGGCCTGTAATGGCAACAATATCACCAGCGGCTGCTGAATCAATATCATGTCTATCCAAACCTAAGTAACCTAATACTTTACCAATTTTACCGTTACGCTTTTCACCCGCTGCATTAACAATAGTAACCGCTTGATTCAGCTTCACCGTACCGCGCGTGATACGACCGATGCCGATAACACCAACGTACGAGTTGTAGTCAAGCTGAGAAATTTGCATTTGCAAAGGACCATCTGGATCAGCATCAGGTGCAGCAACTTGATCAACAATTGTTTGGAATAACGGCGTCATGTCTTCGCTTGGCTCGTTATAGTCCATAGTCGCCCAGCCATTAATTGCTGACGCATAAACAACTTGGAAATCCAACTGATCGTCAGTTGCGCCTAAGTTGTCAAAAAGATCGAATACTTGGTCAACAACCCAATCAGGACGAGCGCCTGGCTTGTCGATTTTGTTAATAACAACGATTGGCTTAAGGCCTTGCGCGAAAGCTTTTTGTGTTACGAAACGCGTTTGTGGCATTGGGCCTTCTTGCGCGTCTACTAATAGAAGTACAGAATCTGCCATTGACATAACACGTTCTACTTCACCACCGAAATCGGCGTGTCCTGGAGTATCTACGATGTTGATACGGTATTCATTCCAGTTAATTGCTGTGTTTTTAGCAAGAATGGTAATGCCGCGTTCTTTTTCAATGTCGTTCGAATCCATTACGCGCTCTTCGGCTACGCCGCGGCTCGCTAATGTGCCGGATTGTTGAAGAAGCTTGTCAACGAGGGTGGTTTTACCGTGGTCGACGTGAGCGATAATCGCGATATTGCGAAGATTTGCAATGGATGAAGGCATTTTTTACTCTCAATAGATAAATACGAAGGGAAAAAGCCCCTAGGATTGTTGGGCGCGGATTGTACAGATTTATTATTCAATTAGCGACAAAATTTGCCAATTTGTCTGCAAAAATAGTTAAATACTTGATTATTCACTACTGAATCTAGTTTTTTTATCCC is part of the Glaciecola nitratireducens FR1064 genome and encodes:
- a CDS encoding DUF4920 domain-containing protein; amino-acid sequence: MKCKVLLIAAIVIASTSVFVASAEEIETNENSVVLRLSEPVAQDAKSETFGAELDETLQKVTLKDLVAQSTDYVGKPFQLDTKVAKVCQKKGCFFIAQQGDDVMRVAFRDYGFFVPTDSAGKTVTLAGELIKKEMTTEQVEHFNKDMQGGSDVVKEGVVYEILADSVRVPRA
- a CDS encoding TonB-dependent receptor; translated protein: MTSRCDFSPLHSGNAGNKIKNGIKQSANVTKRNFIKFSPVAAVLLAFSVPSYALSEALLPHQDIGQEPTSTLKNEQESISMLDATSTKAIERIEVVGQINTGLMESEIKLANTSSPDLRSQLSQIPGVSVNGNGLVSGIVQYRGLFGDRLKVKIDGLEIAGAGPNAMDSPLSHALGNNQIVTLYQGIAPVSVGYETLAGAIEIKDAQPILGASSAFDARSTLLASWFSNNDAKMLGANVAVANNQNYISFQGQFQEADNYSSGNGDIVPSTFYERSGLKFAAARYTDDYELDFLVGSRNTNESGTPALAMDISFVDSVWYKFGLAKIIGSDWKVKAKIFGNQNEHIMTNFDLRFTPLPAAHRKNTVDSDAVGMDLNFIQTSVQNNWKFGANYYSQFHDSRITNPNNMAFFIQNFTNVQREVGSVYIEYDIAANPFKSINKNNNVHWQLGGRVTHVAYDADEVGSNMTMMNPNVAALANGFNDSEKALDFDLVDAVIKAETRINDHLQATLSFGQKERAPSYQELYSWFPLGVSAGLADGRNYLGNLNLEKETAGQIDAGLQFRYNSLTVMGNIFYHRIDNYIIGVPTNNIAANMIATMMGAQQPLQWDNRKAKLYGADLYLSKTIGSYWQATLSAQWVEGELTESIDGQRYPLYRIAPLSGNIGLHWNKDSLDVSLSVIIADAQDEVSSLQNETTTPGYAVWNLNMHYQMTPALTLSLIAENLLDKEYAQHLGGVNRVAGSEIAVGQKVSEIGRNIGLHAEYAF
- a CDS encoding efflux RND transporter periplasmic adaptor subunit; the encoded protein is MKQLIQREILFMFIHRNQLPITLAFLLVGFVFSNTAQAQSWGGRGESKTQVLVQPLAYQAQQSNLEAVGTAEAVKSVILFSAVSERVTAVNFIPGQQVEKGQVLLTLYNEREAVAHERGKIQLKDATREYNRLLESRKKGAAAQSQVDIASTQLGFAEIAVKEAEVALSERVVKAPFSGIVGFTDVEVGDRITPQTSITTIDDRKSLYINFSAPEVAVAVLGNNPEVTLTPWQNREINIPASIAQIDSRINEQDRTIRVRALLDNTADIYRPGMSFRVKLSVKGQEYVAIPEAALLWGATGAYVWQMVEGKADRVDVQIQQRLRGTILVNGKFNAEAALVVEGVQQLRQGQSLEAINMPEALS
- a CDS encoding MalY/PatB family protein — its product is MNFSDKPDRTASKAYKWEKYKGTEILPMWIADTEFRCAEPILQALHDRVEDGLFGYTLPAHDTEAIEAVVGWCEKQYDWKIDPSWIVWTPGVVPAFNVAIQAYCQEGDTIIVQTPNYPPLLAAPGINGLNRTCVPTVEVDGRWTLDFVALETAAADPKATLFIMCNPMNPAGSVLTQGELDQIASICRKHDVLICSDEIHCDLILDESKHLPASAHQDLSQHSATLMAASKTFNVAGLGTSFAIIPNTKLRAAFNKATRGIVPWVTVTGLTATNAAFRHCDDWHKDELSYLKANRDFLVTEINKIPGLKAIAPAATFLLWVDASGLEVADTQKWCEEKGIGPSPGRDFGAKNFFRLNFGCSRDYLVEAIAKLSS
- a CDS encoding efflux RND transporter permease subunit yields the protein MKKGDSINTSVQINDLPSLSIRRPVLVMVLNLLIILAGFAAINDLEIRELPDVDRPIVTVSASYPGGSPETVDSEVTSRLEGAVARVSGVDSINASSEEGSSRIRVEFRPGTNLEDAANEVRESVSRVQRRLPAEVENLAIIKADNDAQAVVSLAISSDTLDMETLTERVEVDLAPLFLSIPGVADVSLNGERQRVMRVSVDPLRLTSFNLSMTEVSAALRLAPFDVPAGSVKSQDQELIVRADATSVSTQDIEQIVISGDTRIGDVASVYFGPADANSLVRLDGKPVVGLGIIRQARSNTIEISDEVLAMVKSLDNRFADLDIVVTSDDAEFIRSSVDEVIVSLGLTILLVIATLWLFLGTFRATLVPALSIPVSLIGALVIMWVLGFSINILTLLALVLGTGLIVDDAIVVSENIQRRRAQGMGSRAAAVLGTREVFFAVVATTAVLAAVFIPIAFLPSTAGRLFREFGGVLAGAVIISSFVALSLVPALTAKLPVKSKNNSLFDRTLGAFGTRVLNGYMSILHKALRFSWLTVLLSLLSAGGAALLYEQIENQLLPSEDRGTIRVFARGPDGAGLNYMNRQAEKIEQILLPYVADDDVESIYTVVGRWDPNIVFITVPLAHWDDRTKSQQDIINEMRPKLGGIPGAPARAFGSNSLNLRGQGGGLEFALTGDTYTRIYESALAFSKLIEERLPELGRPDIGYQPTQPQLRVNIDRRRAEDLGVPFTDISTTLRAAINGDDVTDLNIGDQAVPLILQSTNKTTADPSDLTNLYVKSNNGMLVPLSSLAFISEEGVAAELERHAQRRAIEIELELPDTMTMAEAVSQLREIADENLADGIGLVFLGEALTFEETSNQIAMTYLFAFIIVLLVLAAQFESMNSAIVVMITVPFGIAAAIYALYLTGTSINIYSQIGLVMLIGLIAKNSILLVEFADQLRDQGLAVNDAVVQAASVRLRPIMMTLMSTILGGLPLILSTGAGAEARNSIGWVVFGGLGIAVVFTLFLTPVLYKLIARFTKPRADESKRLETELEAAEQQGA
- the typA gene encoding translational GTPase TypA, with the protein product MPSSIANLRNIAIIAHVDHGKTTLVDKLLQQSGTLASRGVAEERVMDSNDIEKERGITILAKNTAINWNEYRINIVDTPGHADFGGEVERVMSMADSVLLLVDAQEGPMPQTRFVTQKAFAQGLKPIVVINKIDKPGARPDWVVDQVFDLFDNLGATDDQLDFQVVYASAINGWATMDYNEPSEDMTPLFQTIVDQVAAPDADPDGPLQMQISQLDYNSYVGVIGIGRITRGTVKLNQAVTIVNAAGEKRNGKIGKVLGYLGLDRHDIDSAAAGDIVAITGLGELKISDTVCDVSKVEAMKPLSVDEPTVIMTFQVNTSPFAGKEGKYVTSRNILERLQNELIHNVALRVEEMSDPDKFRVSGRGELHLGILIENMRREGYELAVSRPEVILKEENGKLMEPFETLTIDVEEQHQGSMIEQLGMRKGEMTNMTPDGKGRTRVDFIIPSRGLIGFQTDFMTLTSGSGLIYHTFDHYGPHKGGNIGERKNGVLIANATGKALTNAIFNLQERGRMFIGHGVEVYEGMIIGIHSRENDLTVNALKGKQLTNVRASGTDEAQTLVPPIVYTLEQALEFIDDDELVEVTPVSIRIRKKLLTENERKRAGRPKKDNS